Below is a genomic region from Candidatus Cloacimonadota bacterium.
TCACGCTTTAAACCAATATGCACATTTTACAGCACAGACCAGAATGAAATCTGAAAATATTATCAAAGCATTAAATAGTCTTCTCCCGAATTCCATACATATTAAAGATTGCAAGGTGGTTGACTCTGATTTCCATGCACGCTTTTCTGCTATACACAGAACCTATCTTTACAAAATTAATAAGAATTTCAACCCATTTGAAAGAAATTATACAGCTTTTTTCCCAACCCCAAAAATCAAATCAGAAAAAATAAGGAGTGCTTTGCATTATCTTATTGGAACTTATGATTTTAAAGTTTTTGCAAATGATACTTCTCATTTGAATAATTGTCTATGCACAATTATTTCTGTTAAATGGGAGGAGACAGAGGATAAATTTTTTCTCTATATAACTGCCAATAGATTCCTGCACAATATGGTTCGCAGAATTGTAGGAACTGTTATAAAGATTTCTCATTATGATTTGCCTGATAGTTATTTACAGAAGATACTAAAAAAGCAAGATTATAAAATGTTAGGAGCAACTGCACCTTCACAAGGATTGTATCTTTATGATGTGAAGTATAAGTAAAAAAACCAAAATGTTAATTGATTATCAATATTTAATATTCAAAAAAATTGACTAGCATCTATATTATTATTTTTTTGGTATTAGAAAATAAGAACAAGAGACCTACCTTTTAAAACTAATTTATCGGTAGGAAAATCAATAAGGAGGCATTAATGAAACTCACGCATTTCAATAATGTTCCATTGGAAAATGTTAATGTAGAGGGTGCAGAGAATACCAGGATACGCTGGCTCGTCTCAGATAAGGACAAGGCACCAAATTTTGCTTTACGAATGTTTGAACTTGAGCCAGGCGGCCATACACCATACCATACCCATGATTGGGAGCATGAATCCTTTATTCTGCAAGGAACCGGGGTATTGGTCACCTCAGAAGGAGAAAAAGAATTCCAGCAATGGGATGTTATTTACATTGACCCTAATAGATATCATCAATTTAAAAATACGGGCGATACTTTGCTCCGCTTTCTTTGTGCTATACCTTTAAAGACAAAGAAGAAAGAAACAAAAAACCCATTAGGAGATAGACAAGTAAATAACTGCTAATATTTCTTGCCCGATTAATTCTAATGAAAATTCTGGCTCTGGATACATCAACAACATTTGCTAGTATTGCAATATCAAGCGACAAAACTATTATTGCTGAATATTCCATAAAAAGTCACAAGACACATTCTAAAACCTTATTACCAAATATTGATAAAATGTTAAATGAAACAGGTATCCACATTAATGAAATTAATGCAGTTGTACTCGCAATTGGTCCGGGCTCATTTACAGGTCTGCGTATAGGGCTTTCAACTGCAAAAGGTATATGTTATGGACAAAAAATTCCTTTAATTGCCATCTCTACTTTGATGTCTCTTGCGAATAATGTTACTTTTGTTAATAAAAATATTTGTGTCTTATTGGATGCTGGAAGAAGCCAGGTTTATAGCGCAATTTATTCTTCAGAATTAGAGGAATTGATTAATCCGCAACTATTCACTGTTGGAGAATTGATAAATAGTATAAAAGAGGAAGTTATTTTTGTTGGGCCTTGCATTGATAATCTAAAAGATGAATTAAATGCAGGTGTAAAAGTTTATTACAAAATTGCACCTTCTCATCTTAATTATCCACGAGCCGCATCTCTTATTGATATTGTCTTCAAAAAGAGTATTAAACTAAGTTATGATTATCAATACATTGCAAACCTGCAACCATTTTATATAAGGAGGTCATCAGCTGAAGAAAATTATAAAATTCAAAATTATAAAATATAAATTAAAATAATATAGGAGTCTTATGGAAGACATAATAGAATTAGGAAAGATTAAGAAAATGACTGTAAATGAACTTTATGGTTTAGCAAAAGAATTTGAGATAAAGAAATACAGAACTCTAAACAAAGAGAAGCTAATTAATGAAATTCTGAAAGCACAGGCTGAGAGCGAAGGGCTGGTATTTACGACTGGGGTTATAGACCTAACAAATGACGGTTATGGTTTTTTAAGATCCCCAAAGAATAATTATAATAGTGGTAGTAGTGATATCTATGTTTCAAAAGCACAGATAAAGAAATTTCATATTAAACAAGGTAATATTATTGCAGGTCCTGTTCGTTCTCCAAAGGATGACGAGAAATATTTTGCTTTAATCAGAATTGATGCTATAAATGGACAAGCCCCGGAACTTGCTTCTGAGATGCCTAATTTTGATTCTTTGACACCTTTCTATCCTGAAAAAAAATTAAATCTTGAAACAATCCCTAATGAACTCTCATCAAGAATAATTGACCTTTTCACTCCGATTGGTAAAGGCCAAAGGGGTTTAATTGTTG
It encodes:
- the truA gene encoding tRNA pseudouridine(38-40) synthase TruA; translated protein: MSKFLLNFCYDGTDFCGWQRQKSDKNSQDNTKPSIQYVMENCLKRIFKTEIKLTASGRTDSGVHALNQYAHFTAQTRMKSENIIKALNSLLPNSIHIKDCKVVDSDFHARFSAIHRTYLYKINKNFNPFERNYTAFFPTPKIKSEKIRSALHYLIGTYDFKVFANDTSHLNNCLCTIISVKWEETEDKFFLYITANRFLHNMVRRIVGTVIKISHYDLPDSYLQKILKKQDYKMLGATAPSQGLYLYDVKYK
- a CDS encoding cupin domain-containing protein — its product is MKLTHFNNVPLENVNVEGAENTRIRWLVSDKDKAPNFALRMFELEPGGHTPYHTHDWEHESFILQGTGVLVTSEGEKEFQQWDVIYIDPNRYHQFKNTGDTLLRFLCAIPLKTKKKETKNPLGDRQVNNC
- the tsaB gene encoding tRNA (adenosine(37)-N6)-threonylcarbamoyltransferase complex dimerization subunit type 1 TsaB; the protein is MKILALDTSTTFASIAISSDKTIIAEYSIKSHKTHSKTLLPNIDKMLNETGIHINEINAVVLAIGPGSFTGLRIGLSTAKGICYGQKIPLIAISTLMSLANNVTFVNKNICVLLDAGRSQVYSAIYSSELEELINPQLFTVGELINSIKEEVIFVGPCIDNLKDELNAGVKVYYKIAPSHLNYPRAASLIDIVFKKSIKLSYDYQYIANLQPFYIRRSSAEENYKIQNYKI